agaaacaCTTACATTGTATACTGTAAGTTTAATGAATGACTATTGTATATTAATTAACATCAGTTGCAAATTGTATGACGATGTTTCAATATCAGTTGATGTACAGCATAAATATTCTTCACATAACAAGTAATGATGCCTTAAATCACCAATAACATCTACATTTTCCACtgaatttctaattttaatattagaagtgaaataatgataataatatacagtgtgtccactCAATGTTTCGtattattatttagaagaaataaacTCTCTCaaagaatataaattttatggTACATGTAGatgatatgaaaatgaaaataagactAAATCTTAGAATGCTGTAACAAGAAATCTGCCATGTGAAAAACAGtaaatagtaaagaaaaaactataaaacgcGAAGAAACAGCAAGACATCAGCCTTGAAATATAGGAAAGTTAACGGTTACAAAAGTAGTGAATATGCATCATTCAAAAGCTTTccaatattatttgaaaaagcttCTTTGCATCAAGCTTTGTGCAACGTTAAATTACTAAAatgtttatcattaaaaaagCAGAACAAATATCGTTACAATAATACAAAACCAAAACCGCAGTCCACTCAGAAAACATATCTTGTAGCTGTAATTTCTTTTCACATAAGAAAGTTTCTCATGTTTTATTTgagtatctaaaaaaatatgtttaaaaataaattttgtatcatTTATAAAGGTATTTATGCATTATCTGCCATATTTCAATACTTGGATCAGCataaagtttgtttttgctGTTGCTTAATATTCACACGTAGTtcctttaaataattttttcagtttgtaaattttatatttcatgtaAAATGTGTAATTTAAGTTCTAGTGCTCTAATGATTCTTGATTTTTCAGAGACCGTAATATGAAAGGTATTAGATTGCTGTTGAAACAAGATAAGCCAGATAGTTTTGCTTCAAAATGGAATCCATTTAATAGTGAAGTACATTTCCTGACATTTACCTATCATCCTCTCTATTATCACAAAggtttgtatataaagaaaaatatttctgaaaagtGTTAACTAATTAAAAAACCATATCTAATGATTACCAAAATTGTAAAGGCCACTTGACATGGAAGACGATAAATCAGCTGATCTGACTAATAGTTAATTggttattaaaagaaaataaccaGATTTTTTACTAGAAGTCCATTTGTTACAATTGCAGGAATCAATCAGCCGAGCGTCACCTGCGCATACTTGTCAAGACCATATAGTTCTTcacatttgttttgttttaattaattatattgaacaTTTCATTTTCTCCTAAATGAGATTCTTTGGTTTCAGATTGTGCCGATGAAAGACTTCGCAACGTATACAATTTAGATTTATTCATCGAAAATATATGCCTTTCTGTACAGAAATGGAAAGAAAACATCGTCATTCTGCAGCATAATATACTGTTAGAAAACTACGTGGGCCTAGGATCTGTTATCCATAACAGACATTCTTTGGGTTTTTTTAAAGTCAGAGGAAAATTTAGTTTCTAAAAACAAACGAATCTATACAGGGTTGAgcaataatacatttttttggaaattaaaacTTACTGAAAATTTGTGggattttttaaatagaattataCAGTTTATCGCATAATTAATAACATCATGAAATgtctatttttgaatatatatcttATCTATGTCTATAAATGTAAgcttttagaaaataatttgtaccattcgatttttctataatattctaCTAACTAATCGaatatttcaatgaaaggtTAGTTATAAAATGTACCCTAACATATAGTTGAcctcttttttatttacaatcaaCTAAGTTGTAGTGAAATTGTACCTGTCGCCATACTTTTGAGAAGGTAATCGTATTGTATTATGAAGGACAATTATCTTTAACAAGAAAAAAGAGCAATTGCTCAATATTATTTACCAGAAGCATTTAAATTGGATTTTTGCGGAACCATTGATGAAACAGTGTTTACCTTTGGCGTCGGAAAGTGTGTGAATATAGTAAACAGTATTGTTCAGtattaaaagaacaaaaatacgtttttgtACTAATTATCACTTCAGATAAACTAGAAATTTTCGTTCACACCTTTTcagaattaaaaatgttaacatCATACTAttaagttgttttttatttcaatttttttgtaattcttaTTGCTAATATCTTATAAACAAGTTGGTCCAGAATtatgtacataatttttataagtgatATGTTAAATACGCTTTATGCAAACTTCTAAAATCGAATAATAAATGAGGTACACAATTTAGAGAGGTGAGTGACAAccttaatttttcaattatctgccatacaattttgattttggtaTTCATATTTTGCAAATGATTATCCATATGAATAGTTTAGTTTTGCTTTGGAGTCGGGGATTCTTACGCTACATTTTTGATTATGGTAAATTACAttcgaattttaataaatagaaaacagtAAAAACTATCTAATTCTTACAAGAggaattttttgtacaacgtcACATTTTTGTCTACCACACAAAACTAAACTGTATTCATTGGGATGGAGAAATTAGTTATTCTTGACTCATTATCACTAAATAGTATTTTTTGggatatagaaataaaataaaattgtatatagCTATAAATATGAAGATAAACCCACAAAAGTTAATCCAGTGAGTTTCAAGATTGGAATTGTATCAACCCGCCCTGTAATTTAAGGTAATCTCGATGTgatatgtattattttatagTCAATTAATCAATGCTTGtgtaaaaatagcaaaatatttttggagaaTCTCATTGATTTCAACGGCaaattcctatatatttaaaCTCAATTCTAAACATTTCAGACCAATGATGATATAtcaagaaactttttttctacataTCAAAGTGGATTAATTACACATATATATGCCGCAGGTATTGTTAGGGCCGTGACATTTTAATCTCCTTAGTGATATTACAATTAAACAATAGATTGTCAATTCTCACAATTTAATgacttcttttctttttcttctctagcttatattttttctgtttttttttttgttttattttccttttttttttctcaattctgTTCTTCTTGTGAGCTAGGCATGTTAAAAAAAGACAATCACAACAAAGGTTACAACTCGCTCAGGGACAACGGCCGAGCATTTCACACATTAAGGTTGTTGCCTCGGTTAGGAAAATTAGGACCAGGGTCTTGGATAGATTCTCTTATgacttattttcatatttagttttaaatatgtattataattattatttttgtttatatctcaattttgataaatttcatgaTTAGCTTTATAATGTTGTAGTTTTCTCTGTTTAAAATGTTGGATAATGTAATTGGTgtaggtatttttaattcagttggcttgttatataaatcaaaattgggGGTTCGATTAATGGGgcatccaaaaaaaaaatgtggtttAGGTCTTCAGTTGTCCACAGATACAGTATGGATCAGTAGCACTTCCTAttctaaataaatgttttttgttgtgGGAGTTCTACTATTTCTGGATTTGATATCTGTGGTGGCATGAAACTACACTGAGATggagtttatttttttgtaccaTGCCATATTACTCACTCTTACCATGACGAATAATATTAGCTATAAtgcatattttcatataaataacaaaaagcaCCAAAACAAACCGAAATAACAGCACTTCACTATAGTGTCCGCGTCATATTACGATGACACTAAAACGATCTTAAATTGTAAGAAAATCgagtcgattgtgacattgtacCGTTTAATTATATTATCACTACTGAAATTGTCATGTCATCACGGCTTGGAGAAATTATACCTgtagcatatatatatatatatatatatatatatatatatatatatatatatatatatatatattaaggtATCTTACTTTATTGCACATATTAAACATGGATATATATGTATGATGAAAGATGTAATGcacttttgtattattttttttttgttatttctatttataaatgtatttgtTTCGACCTAAAGTAAATATATCTATGTTAACttctatatataattttttactaaatcgtaaataaaatgattttcctATTCTTTCACCATTTACAATTACTTCTAGCAATGGCTGTTTTTAACTTGTTCATTATTAATATGGAAATtggttttttattcattgatataGAATTTCTTATATGTTTTCTAATGAGTCTCTAGTTCTCGTTGTTTTCCTTTATGGTGTATTCCACTAAGTTTTCACGGCGGCTGAAATACTGTTGTGCATTCCACAAAGTGAATATGATTGTTGTGGTTGCGGCAAGCTCGATTGCGTAGGCCAAAGGTACTACTGCGCGTGCTTAAAAATGTACCtcaactattttttgttttagcttTATCCAGCCTTTTTAAACATCTGTTCACAAGTACTCTACATGTACCAAACTTAGTATGTTGTTCTCGTAGTGCATCTAGGAAATGTTCAAACTCATTATCATTTTTGGTGTGTTTGCAgtgtttcagtattttcatttacagcatcataatttaaacttatttcatttaaatctgGATTATTTGAGCAGCTGATGAACTTACTTTCAATAAGAGGTGCATAAAAATCCCTTTCCTAGGCGTTATATCCTAATGCCAAAACTGCCATCGAGTATAAATCATTAGCCTCAGTTGCAATAGGATcagtataaaaagaaaacacagCAACCTCAACTAGAGGTAAAGCCATGTCGGAAAAAACTATTCGTTCACCTTGTATGACTACCTGCCGATTGTCTTGTGCAAATAAATTTTCCTCAGAAGATAGGAATATAATATTTAAGATATACTGGGGCCTTCGTTCTTTTTAAAGACTTCCTTGCTTCTTGTGTAAAGCAAGTTCAACCTGAATTTCGTACCATCAAGATTCGAAAAAGTGGAGACTACTTTCTCATAAATAAAAGTAGTGAAATAAGGGTTTGTAAGACGTTCCTATTGAATACATTGGTGATAAATAATAAACCACTACGTactgtaattgaaaataaatatgcaAGTATAAGTGTAATTCCAACAGATAAACGCGGTAAGCACGGAAAACAGTCAGGCTAGATGCTGAAATAATACAATCTGTACGAGACCACATAAATTAGATCCCTAGGATCGAAAGCCATTACATTTGGGCCAATTCATCGAGAGAATACATAGATGGTGGTTTGACTGTAGCCAAACTACACTGTAATTATCGTCAAAAACGTATATCTGACAACAAGGAACCAGCAAATTACGACGCATACCATCGAATTTTCAATACACAATTTAATAACCGTGAAGGTCCAGTTACAATCTACATCAAGAAAAAGAGTCCAAATATTTGTGACTTTATTTCTCGTAGTTACACACCTTACACTTACTTGTTTCACATAACCTAGTTGCAAACGCATGAAGTACAATCGTAGTGCTACCAACCACTAAAAAAATGTCCCAATTAAGGGCACCGTCCTAAGTATGGGTACTTGATGTTTGATTATTACTTGGAAGATCCTTCTTGCATTGAAATAATGATTactttttttaagtttaaatattttattaatacataatgaaaaatatgCTTGCTATATTACATATCATTTTCAGTGACAACTTAGACAACAGACACATGACATACTTGAAGTTATCTGCTAACATTTTACCAACTAACACTTTACTgtaattgtataaatatttaaaacctACTAGAAATGGTAATCCAGTAATAAGGcaataaatgtgaaaaaaaacttaaaagtCCACTCCTGTAAAATTACAAATGAGCTGTTGTGACTTTGTTGCACCGAAGGTGCGATGTGTAGACAAAACATATCGCTGATTAGCAACGCCGGAAAATCCTACCTCATATTGGCAATAGTGAACATAGGATTTCCAAGGAGACAAAATCTACCCGCCATTAGCAATGTTTGTACAAAACGTACCAGCCATTAGCGACAACCAATGAGAGATCTTAATTTATAGCCTATTGCTAATTAATGGTAAATTCTGCCTAAATGCGAACGGTCGCGAACGTGTACAGTTATTTGGAACGTATCCTTAAGTCCcgttttgacatttttttttctaaccttcaaaatatggttcatttttattacagaatttgtttattttttctgggGATGACGTTGGggataataattaaaaaatccaATATGTTTGATGAAAAAGCTGTACCAATCCACACCTATGATGTTTGGTTTAAAAACCAAGGATTATTAAGAAGAGCTGTCTCTTGGGATAATTTAAGATATGTGAAACATATGAACAAATCTGTGATAGAATCGAACTTCCTATTCAAAAAAGTTactattttatgtataattttaatgaagaacgacaaatattttaaatcaattaaagaAACTTGGGCAAATGGATGCAACACAATTCAATTTATAGatattagaaagaaaaaagtgATACCTAtaaaaaggaataataaaaactCTTCATGGGTAAAGCTGTGCCTATATTTACAAGATGTAGGTAATTATGACTGGCTGTTAATTACAAGTGATCTTACTTTTGTGATAATGGAAAATCTTAGATATTTTTTAGCACCATTTAATCCAGAACAGAAACATTATCTAGGACATCCTGttgaattttggaaaacaaagtATAATTCTGTTCATAGCGGAATTGTGATTAGCAAAGGAACTGTTAGTGCATTTAAAAATGCTATCAAAGATTctgattgtttattttcttcctATTGGAACAGAGAAGATTATTATCTTGGTAAGTAACTTAATAAGAACTAAATTATGCAATGCTggtgatttttgtttatatttatattcatcaatgttttgttgttgaatatcttgaagaaataaaaacatacatttagGGCAAATGATAGTGTCAATGTTACAATTTTGGAAAAGCCGAAATTTGTACCAATCCGTCAGATATTTTAAACAGCAAACTACATAACATAAAAAATCACTCAAGGAAAAGAAGTCAATAACCATCAATGGTTAGAAAACTACCATAAATCATTTGTATAGCAGTCTTCTGGAAACCatctcaataaattatcaataaagtataacttaatatatattACATCATTGGAAATACTGTAGTGTTTTCATATGGCTGCAAATGttacattattgttttatttctagGCAAAACATTAGCAAGCCTCAATATTACTCCTGTTGATAATAAAGATGTGAATGGATATTCAGTATTTTATCCAGGCaatctaaataatttgatttttcatgaTGACAGTGGTGATAAGTCAGATGTATTTCCCATCAAATGTTGTAGTAGATATACCATATCGTTTCAAGTAAGTATGAAAATTGAAGTCATGAACacctttataaaatatattgaagcaATATGAAGatttaaacttgaaacattctTATCATACAACTGATTACTTTTGTGTGTGTACTTTGTCAATTTATCAGCGTCATGTCATTGTTTATTTTCAGGCACTAGACGGTGATAAAATGTATACTTATTACTATTTGCTCTACACTTTGCAGCTTTTCACTGAAGGTCATTTTGGGAATACACCTCATGTACATGAAAATGATGATGAGGTCAGTAATTCATATAATACAAACGTGTTTATTAATATCTCTTTGTTTATATCAGTactgtttaaaaataacaattcagAACCATTGTTACATCATTAATTAGTTTCTATTTATTAATGTGCACTTTCCAGATTACAgatgtttgttttgtttggtgTCAAATGATAACAAGGTATACttgttttttatagaatttcaaCTAagccaaaatttttgaaactgttGTTAGGATTCATATTGACTCATTGCTACCACAATAATTACACTGTAGTGCACACATAtcataaccaagttatcgtcttcagacactgaaggTGACTTAATACCTATAACCTTTATTTACGTGTTTTATACTGatttttcccaccaataaatcTTCTCCCGCGGCAGAGTGGGtattaaattggtttataaatccaataatacattaaaacaacTGTTGGGTAATCttaagtataaaataataaatttggaaaagagtcgTATAcagggcagactaagagattcATTATTGTCCGGTTTGAAGAGCACgcagctcatttaaaatatggacagACCGAAAAATCGAGTATTGCCGATCATCCAGTCATAATCATGagataaatatcaataatgtaaaattattaaaaatagtattcaataataaattattggatgcatttgtaatcattgaaattgctaaatgtgAGAAAAGCTTGAATAattggtgggaaaattcagtataaaataggtaagtcaagttaggttttagttcaccttcagtctctgaagatgataacttcaaataaattcaattgaatgCATTTACAATATATCTTCAAATGTAcaatccaaaattatttttataacaaacacacaagaaaatttgcatttcagtttatttattcATGTATAATTGTAGGTATGGAAGACTTTCTTGAAACAAAGAAATGTTACAAGAGATTACGTTACAAGTGCTGAATATTACAAATTGTGGGTAGATCTAATTGATGACCCTATATCATTTGCTGCAAAAATGAAAAGAGAAACAGTAGATGATACTTGATAAgataaaagtaacaaaaatttggaaattgaaatgaaaatattttagtgaaaacataaaatgaaTAAGTCAGTAGGTAACTGTTGTACAAGGGCTGCTATTTATTTTGGTAACATAATATCATCATATATGTTCAATTTATTGCCAAAACATTCATTTATTGTTCATTTGGACTCTTTTATATTGAGGGTTCCATGAAATCTCTAAAAATTTTGGTGATTGTGTTAACAAAACTAGCTCATACATATTTATGAAAGTTTTAACAAAACTAAAGATCGTGTTTTTACAATTTGTATAGTTTTAATTcgatatatttgtatttttgttaatatatataCCATTGTATGAATTTGTTGAGCATCCTTCTCTAAATAAATTCCTTCCTATACTTcctaacaataaaaataatatatttcaatataatttgttttgtaaGAGTTTTGAACACCActgcaatatttttaaaatttctcatctTAAAAATAGTGTTATGCAAACATCAATTCTATGGGGTTTTCTGGATGGTatggtacaaaaaaatttcatataatgtgaATGAACTacgatattaaattttttaactctGCTTTATCAGCATCCGAAGGTCCCGTTCACTTGTAGGTACATTATGATCTAAAACTAAACACAAATGggattaataatatatttaatgttaaaaatcAGAAAGGTTGGGCTAAAACACCGAAAGTAAAGAAGCCACGTCAGAACCTATTCGCTACATTACAACAGTAATATTGATTATTacttaatgtaaaaaaatgtctacATAGATGTTTAAAATGCTCGCCGCAAACGGGTAGGAATTGTTGGAAACCAAATCGTaggtccctttttcattgatgGCAACTTAATGGGgataaatatttagaactgTTCCAAAATAATGTGTCAACTTTAACAAACTTATATCCTGATCCAGATCACAAGTTCTTGCCATTATAATATGGTTTCAGCAAAATAAAGCACCGCCTCATTACCAAATCAATGTCTAGTAGTACTGAACCAAATTTGTCCAATCGGTGTGGACATGTTGAAAGcaatatacacaaaataaaCCCCTCAACTTAGATGACGTAAAAAGTCGTTATTCCCAACACGTCTCCATTTATTTATTAgcgaaattatttcatttggcTGTTCCACAccgtataaaataatttgtttacacAAACGCGAGCTCCCAATACGATAAAATCACTGACTTATTCTACAGGTAaagacaaatgaaaatatagaaaagaaGAAGCGTAAGTAAAGAAATAAGTAAGGTTATTTGCgaacaattttaaataacaaaaacggATGATAGAACTAACAACTTTTCACAATGACACAAGAAAAAGACGAAAAAGTAAGTTATACAAAAGTAATATTTGTTGTTTCAATATCAGAAAACTGAATTATGctgaaattacttttatttcgatagttatgtaaaatatgcttaatatatcttaaaatatttttgttttatataaatatgcaCTTGAAATAAATCCAAATTTATAGTAAAGAAGGTTCAAAATTAATCAGTTCTAAACTTATTGGTAAGATCcgtaattatgaataaatactGAATTGCTTAATTATAATTCTTATATTACAGAGTCTAGTACTTTTTGGAAGGGATATTTCCAAAATACCATGTTTTCGTAATAGTTTACTTTATGGAATTGGAGGAGGTCTATTTTGTGGATTAACTAGATTCATGTTTACAAGTCAGACATTGAGATCAGTCAATTTCTCAGTATATTCTTTCACAGTAATTACATTAGGTTATTGGTTTCAATGTAGATATAATTACTCTAAAGCAAAATTTGAAATGATGCGATTACAAGAATTGTTAAAAACGCATTCAATATTAGAAGGTACTGCCGAGgcagaaattttagaaaaggaaTTTGGAACAAAACCTGTTGATATATaagttatatatttatagtcctattatagattatattctgtaaataaaaatagttcattcaaatagttgttttttctcataaatttacTCTCTATgctacataaattattttataaactatattaTACCTTACACCTCTAAGATATCGAGGCAATGAGCTCTACaggtttttttgtgtattattgCAAGCATTCCTATTTGATTAAAGTTGTATCTACTGTagataagtgaaaaaatatattgtaagaaataatttcaattattacattataTGTTAATTTGGAAAGTATATTTTCGGGTGTAACGGAATATTGCACTTTCACAAACAAACTGGACATTTTTTCCTGGTAAATTACAAGATGATTCATACCATCATATCTTGAGTGTAGAACTGCACTGGGATTTCGCCTTGTTGGACCCTGTTTTGTCTCCTTCTAGAATGATTCCAAAATATTGCAGTTTATGTTTCTGCCATCTGTTCTGAATAGCAATGCAATACTATGAGCCAACAAaggaaaatacaatttttcaccCCTTATGGATACACGGTAGACTTATATTCTGATTTCTGAGATCAATTACACCCATGAAAGAATTATAAACCTTTATTAAATTAGGTTGTGGGAcgtaaatatgattttttttcttataaaaatgttatactAAATGGTAGGTTTCAactgaacaaaaattaaacGCAATTTTGTTGTCTCTCATCGTACCAGTAGCAAAAAT
This portion of the Diorhabda sublineata isolate icDioSubl1.1 chromosome X, icDioSubl1.1, whole genome shotgun sequence genome encodes:
- the LOC130450857 gene encoding glycoprotein-N-acetylgalactosamine 3-beta-galactosyltransferase 1-like isoform X3, yielding MGKAVPIFTRCRYFLAPFNPEQKHYLGHPVEFWKTKYNSVHSGIVISKGTVSAFKNAIKDSDCLFSSYWNREDYYLGKTLASLNITPVDNKDVNGYSVFYPGNLNNLIFHDDSGDKSDVFPIKCCSRYTISFQALDGDKMYTYYYLLYTLQLFTEGHFGNTPHVHENDDEVWKTFLKQRNVTRDYVTSAEYYKLWVDLIDDPISFAAKMKRETVDDT
- the LOC130450857 gene encoding glycoprotein-N-acetylgalactosamine 3-beta-galactosyltransferase 1-like isoform X4 codes for the protein MGKAVPIFTRSPFNPEQKHYLGHPVEFWKTKYNSVHSGIVISKGTVSAFKNAIKDSDCLFSSYWNREDYYLGKTLASLNITPVDNKDVNGYSVFYPGNLNNLIFHDDSGDKSDVFPIKCCSRYTISFQALDGDKMYTYYYLLYTLQLFTEGHFGNTPHVHENDDEVWKTFLKQRNVTRDYVTSAEYYKLWVDLIDDPISFAAKMKRETVDDT
- the LOC130450747 gene encoding cytochrome c oxidase assembly protein COX20, mitochondrial: MTQEKDEKSLVLFGRDISKIPCFRNSLLYGIGGGLFCGLTRFMFTSQTLRSVNFSVYSFTVITLGYWFQCRYNYSKAKFEMMRLQELLKTHSILEGTAEAEILEKEFGTKPVDI
- the LOC130450857 gene encoding glycoprotein-N-acetylgalactosamine 3-beta-galactosyltransferase 1-like isoform X1, with the translated sequence MRTVANVYSYLERILKSRFDIFFSNLQNMVHFYYRICLFFLGMTLGIIIKKSNMFDEKAVPIHTYDVWFKNQGLLRRAVSWDNLRYVKHMNKSVIESNFLFKKVTILCIILMKNDKYFKSIKETWANGCNTIQFIDIRKKKVIPIKRNNKNSSWVKLCLYLQDVAPFNPEQKHYLGHPVEFWKTKYNSVHSGIVISKGTVSAFKNAIKDSDCLFSSYWNREDYYLGKTLASLNITPVDNKDVNGYSVFYPGNLNNLIFHDDSGDKSDVFPIKCCSRYTISFQALDGDKMYTYYYLLYTLQLFTEGHFGNTPHVHENDDEVWKTFLKQRNVTRDYVTSAEYYKLWVDLIDDPISFAAKMKRETVDDT
- the LOC130450857 gene encoding glycoprotein-N-acetylgalactosamine 3-beta-galactosyltransferase 1-like isoform X2, whose product is MRTVANVYSYLERILKSRFDIFFSNLQNMVHFYYRICLFFLGMTLGIIIKKSNMFDEKAVPIHTYDVWFKNQGLLRRAVSWDNLRYVKHMNKSVIESNFLFKKVTILCIILMKNDKYFKSIKETWANGCNTIQFIDIRKKKVIPIKRNNKNSSWVKLCLYLQDVGNYDWLLITSDLTFVIMENLRYFLAPFNPEQKHYLGHPVEFWKTKYNSVHSGIVISKGTVSAFKNAIKDSDCLFSSYWNREDYYLGKTLASLNITPVDNKDVNGYSVFYPGNLNNLIFHDDSGDKSDVFPIKCCSRYTISFQALDGDKMYTYYYLLYTLQLFTEGHFGNTPHVHENDDEVWKTFLKQRNVTRDYVTSAEYYKLWVDLIDDPISFAAKMKRETVDDT